From the genome of Ectobacillus sp. JY-23, one region includes:
- a CDS encoding DegV family protein, which yields MGKIAWVTDSTTYMTQVLKEHPDVYVVPLSVIFGEEIYEDGITITQEEIYEQMRSGKTATTSQPPVGVFAALFEDLKTRYEEVILLHVSDKLSGTLSSSVQAADMTGITYHVIDSKVLTMGITFLLEEGLHLQQQGKSIEEIIARLHAIIPTLENYILIGNLQQLHRGGRLTNAQFVLGTLLNIKPILQIKEGLIQVYEKVRSEKKAVKLVMEQCKTAITAHDVRKVAIIHGNRPEDAITWKEELLRVKPDLHVEIVPLTSVLSVHAGEGTIAAMWYNTALEG from the coding sequence ATGGGTAAAATTGCATGGGTTACAGACAGCACAACATATATGACACAAGTCTTAAAAGAGCATCCGGATGTTTATGTTGTACCCCTTAGTGTTATTTTTGGAGAAGAAATATATGAGGATGGTATTACCATCACACAAGAAGAGATTTATGAACAAATGCGAAGCGGCAAAACGGCGACAACGTCACAGCCTCCTGTTGGTGTTTTTGCAGCATTATTTGAAGATTTGAAGACGCGATATGAAGAAGTAATTTTACTGCATGTGTCAGATAAATTAAGTGGCACTTTATCATCAAGCGTGCAGGCCGCGGATATGACGGGCATTACTTACCATGTAATTGACAGTAAAGTATTAACAATGGGTATTACATTTTTATTAGAAGAAGGCCTACATTTACAGCAACAAGGAAAAAGCATAGAGGAAATTATTGCAAGGCTACATGCCATTATTCCAACACTTGAAAATTATATTTTAATTGGCAACCTACAGCAGCTTCATCGTGGTGGACGGCTTACAAATGCGCAATTTGTACTTGGAACACTTTTAAACATCAAGCCCATTCTGCAAATTAAAGAGGGACTCATACAAGTATATGAAAAGGTTCGCTCGGAGAAAAAAGCTGTGAAGCTGGTTATGGAGCAATGTAAAACTGCTATAACAGCGCATGATGTACGTAAAGTGGCAATTATTCATGGTAATCGTCCGGAAGATGCGATTACGTGGAAAGAGGAGTTACTGCGCGTAAAGCCTGATCTGCATGTAGAAATTGTACCGCTCACATCCGTGTTAAGTGTACATGCGGGAGAAGGAACAATCGCAGCAATGTGGTATAACACAGCATTAGAAGGATGA
- a CDS encoding N-acetyltransferase, which produces MKIDIVLEEHEKFTTFLTARIREFNNQHSIYHREARKEGAKQPIHIIISNENEEWVGGITGEVYWNWAEINKFWFTEEYRGQGLGTALLAQFEKISAEKGAEKILLTTFEFQARSFYESKGFKVVGEIKDYPPGSSYYTMVKDL; this is translated from the coding sequence ATGAAGATAGATATAGTACTAGAGGAGCATGAGAAATTTACAACTTTTTTAACCGCTAGAATTAGAGAATTTAATAATCAGCATTCTATTTATCATCGTGAAGCACGTAAAGAAGGTGCCAAACAACCAATTCATATTATTATTTCCAATGAGAATGAAGAATGGGTTGGTGGAATTACTGGAGAGGTCTACTGGAATTGGGCTGAAATTAATAAGTTTTGGTTTACAGAAGAATACCGTGGTCAGGGGTTGGGGACTGCTTTACTTGCTCAGTTTGAAAAGATTTCCGCTGAAAAAGGGGCTGAAAAAATATTACTGACCACGTTCGAGTTTCAAGCCCGTTCTTTCTACGAATCAAAAGGTTTCAAAGTAGTAGGAGAAATCAAAGATTATCCGCCAGGCAGTAGCTATTATACAATGGTAAAAGATTTATGA